Part of the Arsenicicoccus sp. oral taxon 190 genome, ATCAACGCCTACCAGTACCTCCAGGCGGTCTACGTCCTGCCGTATGCCGTGCTGGCGGTCCCGGTCGCGACCGCGGTCTTCCCGTCGCTGAGCCAGCGGGGTGGCCCGGACGCGCCGGTGGAGGCGGCGGTCGAGCGCCGCCTCGCGACGTCGGTGCGGGTCGTCGCCCTCTCGGGCTCGCTCGGCGCCGCGGTGCTCGTCGCGGTGGCCCCCGCCGTGGGGCGGTTCTTCGCGGCCCTGGACGCCGGCCGGGGCCGCGAGGGCTCCCTGGACCTGACCCGCGTGGTGGACCTCGGGCTGACGACCTTCGCGCCGGGCCTGGTGGGCTACGGCCTCGTGGCCGTGCTGAGCCGCGCGCTCTACGTGCGCGGTCGTCCTGCCGTGGCGGCGGGCTGGACGGCCCTCGGATGGCTGGTGGCGGCGGCGCTCCCGGTCGGCGTGACCCTGCGCGCAACCGGGCCGACGGCGACGATCGTGGCGCTCGGGGTCGGCAGTGCCCTCGGCATGACGGTCGCGGGGGTCGGCCTGCTCCTCGCGGTGCGCCGCAGCTGGGGCGCCGGGGCGGTCCGCGGGGCCGGTCGGGCGGTGCTCGCCGCCGCTGTCGCGGTGCCCTGCGCCGGGCTGGTCGGTCGGCTGCCGGCAGGCGTCGCCCCCGGCGCGCCCTGGCACGGGACGTGGGGGAGCGTGGCGCTCGGGATCGGGTGCGCCGCAGTGGCGGTCGCGGTGTGGGCGGCCGTCGGCGCCGTCGCCGACCGCAGCGCCGTCGCGCGGGTGCTCCGCAGAGCGAGCAGCCCGGGCAGGTGAGCGGCAGTCGTGGTCTCATAGGCCCCATGCGCATCCTCCTGGTGATGGGAACGAGCTCCGGCGGCATGGGCCGTCACGTCCACGGCCTCGCCGAGGGTCTCGTCGGCCGCGGCCACGAGGTCATGGTCGGGTGCCCGCAGTCTGCGGACGAGCTCTTCGACTACACCGGCACCGGGGCCCGGGTCGTGCACCTGCCGATCTCCGACCGCCCGCACCCCGCCAACGACCTGCGCGCCCACACCACCTTGCGGGCGCTCATCGAGGGCGCCGACGTCGTGCACGCCCACGGCCTGCGCGCCGGCGCGCTGTGCTCGCTGGCGCGGCTCGGGCACCTGGCCCCGCTGATCGTCACGCTTCACAACGCCACCCCCGACAGCTCCTGGCTGGGCGGGGTCTACAACACCCTGGACCGGCTGGTCGCCAGCAAGGCCGACCTGGTCCTCACGGTCAGCCGCGACCTCGAGGAGCGCCAGCGTCAGCTGGGCGCCCGCCGGGTCGAGCACGCGGTCATCCCTGCGCCCCCCTTCCCCGAGGCCGTGGCCGAGCGCCGGGCGGTCCGGGAGGCGCTGGGCGTCGAGGACGCCACCCCGCTGGTCGTCTGCGTGGCCCGCCTCACCACGCAGAAGGGCCTGCCGGTGCTGCTCGACGCGGCCGCGCGGCTCAAGGACACCGCGGTGCAGATCGTGGTCGCCGGCGAGGGGCCGATGCGCCACGACCTCGAGACCAACATCGAGGAGCGCTCGCTGCCGGTGCGGCTGCTCGGCGACCGCCGGGACGTCCCCGACCTGCTCGCCGCCGCCGACGTCGTGGTCAGCTCCGCCCACTGGGAGGGGCAGCCGCTCGCGCTGCAGGAGGCGCTGGAGGCGGGGGCCGCCATCGTCGCCACCGACGCCGGCGGCACCGCCGCGGTGGTCGGCTCCGGCGGGATCCTGGTGCCGGTGGGTGACGCCGACGCCCTGGCCCGCGAGGTGCGCCGGGTGATCGACGACCCCGGTGCGGCGCAGGACCTGCGCGCCAAGGCCCGGGCCCGCGCCGAGGCCCTGCCCACCGTGGACGACGCGGTCGAGGCGGCGCTGGCGCAGTACTCCCTGTGCCTCGAGGACGTCCGGCCCTGACCGCACCCGGTCCAGGGGCCGCAGCCGGCGACGGGGGCGGGGCGACATACGGCCCGGCAGTGTCCGTCGGTCACGATCCGATGACGTACCATCGAACTCCGTGGTGGACACCAAGCACATCTTCGTGACCGGAGGCGTTGCCTCGTCGCTCGGCAAGGGCCTCACGGCCTCCAGCCTCGGCCATCTGCTCCGCGCCCGCGGCCTGCGCGTGACGATGCAGAAGCTCGACCCCTACATCAACGTCGACCCCGGCACGATGAACCCCTTCCAGCACGGAGAGGTCTTCGTCACCGAGGACGGGGCCGAGACCGACCTGGACATCGGCCACTACGAGCGCTTCCTGGACGTCAACCTCGTCGGCCGCGCCAACGTCACGACCGGTCAGGTCTACAACAACGTCCTCGCCCGGGAGCGCCGCGGGGAGTACCTCGGCGACACGGTGCAGGTGATCCCGCACATCACCAACGAGATCAAGGACCGGATGCGCGAGCCCGCCACCCTCGGCAAGGACGCCCCGGACATCATCATCACCGAGATCGGCGGCACCGTCGGCGACATCGAGTCGCTGCCCTTCCTGGAGGCCGCGCGCCAGGTGCGTCACGAGATTGGGCGGGACAACAGCTTCTTCCTGCACGTGTCGCTGGTGCCCTATCTCGCGCCCAGCGGCGAGCTCAAGACCAAGCCCACCCAGCACTCCGTCGCCGCGCTGCGCCAGGTCGGCATCCAGCCCGACGGGCTCGTCCTGCGCGCCGACCGGGAGATCCCCGAGGGCATCAAGAAGAAGATCTCCCTCATGTGCGACGTCGACGCCGAGGGCGTGTGCGCCTGCGTCGACGCCCCCTCGATCTACGACATCCCCAAGGTCGTCCACCGCGAGCAGCTCGACGCCTACGTCATCCGACGGCTCGGGCTGAAGTTCCGGGACGTCAACTGGAAGGACTGGGACCAGCTGCTGCAGCGCGTCCACCAGCCCGCCCACGAGGTCGAGATCGCCCTGGTCGGCAAGTACATCGACCTGCCCGACGCCTACCTGTCGGTGACGGAGGCGCTGCGGGCCGGGGGATTCCACCACGACGCCCGCGTCGCGATCCGGTGGGTCGCCTCCGACACCTGCCAGACCCCGGAGGGGGCGCAGGAGGCGCTCGGTGGGGTGGACGCGGTCCTGGTGCCCGGCGGCTTCGGGGTGCGCGGGATCGAGGGCAAGCTCGGCGCGCTGCGCTGGGCCCGCGAGCACAAGGTCCCCACGCTGGGCATCTGCCTGGGTCTGCAGTGCATGGTGATCGAGGCGGCCCGCAACCTCGCGGGCATCGAGGGCGCCTCGTCCTCGGAGTTCGACCCCGAGACGCCCGCCCCGGTCATCGCGACCATGGCGGAGCAGAAGGCCTTCGTCGAGGGGGCCGGCAACCTGGGCGGCACCATGCGGCTAGGCGCCTACCCCGCCAAGCTCGCCAAGGGGTCCGTCGTCGCGGGGGCCTACGGCGCCACCAAGGCCAGCGAGCGGCACCGGCACCGCTACGAGGTCAACAACGCCTACCGCGCCCGGCTGGAGGAGGCCGGGCTGGTCTTCTCCGGCACCTCCCCGGACGGCACGCTGGTGGAGTTCGTCGAGCTGCCGCGCGACGTGCACCCCTACTACGTCTCCACCCAGGCGCACCCGGAGTTCAAGAGCCGCCCGCACCGCGCGCACCCGCTCTTCGCCGGGCTCGTGGGCGCTGCCCTCGAGGCGCAGGGCGCCTCGGCAAAGAGCTGAGGCCGTATGCCGCGCAACGACTTCCGTGGTCACCCGCAGCTGGCCCGCACCGACGTCGTCGACCGGATCGACCCCCGACCGGTCGTCGAGTCCCACGTCATCCACGAGGGCTACGTCTTCGACCTCGTCTCGGAGACAGCCGATCTCGGCGAGGCCGGCCAGGTGCGACGCGAGTTCCTGCGCCACCCGGGAGCGGTCGCGGTGGTGGCGCTGGACAGCGAGGACCGCGTGGTCCTGATCCAGCAGTACCGCCACCCCGTCGGCGCCTTCGAGTGGGAGATCCCGGCCGGGCTGCTCGACGTGGCCGGCGAGGACCCGGCCGTCGCCGTCGCCCGCGAGCTGCACGAGGAGGCCGACCTGCGCGCCGAGCGTTGGGACGTCCTCATCGACTACTGGACCACGCCGGGCGGCAACGACGAGGCCATCCGCATCTACCTCGCCCGCGACCTGTCGCTGGTCCCCGAGGACGAGTGGCACGAGCGTGAGGACGAGGAACGCGACATGCCGACGGGCTGGCTGTCGCTGGACGACGCGCGTGCGGCGGTGCTCGCCGGGCAGCTGCACAACCCCTCCACCGTGGTGGGGGTCCTCGCGGCGCACGCCTCGCGGGCGGACGGCTGGGCGTCGCTCCGCCCCGCTGACAGCCCGTGGCCCGAGCACCCGGCCCACCGGTGAGCGAGCAGGGCCGGCGGGCGACCGCGGGGTCAGGGTCCGGCGCCGCCTTCGGCGTCGTCAGGCCGCCCACGCCGGGGGAGTGCCCGTGCGGGTCCGGCGACCCCTACGAGCAGTGCTGCCGACCGCTGCACCTGGGTCGGCATACGGCGAAGACCCCTGAGCAGCTGATGCGCTCGCGGTACTCCGCCTTCGCCGTGGGGGACGCGGAGTATCTCCTGCAGACCTGGGACCCGGCCACCCGGCCCGGTGAACTGCGCCTCGACCCGCGGCGGGAGTGGTTGGGGCTGAGGGTGATCCGCGCGGACGGCGACGAAGTGGAGTATGCCGCAACCTCCCTCGTCGGCGGACAGACCCACGAGCTGCACGAGATCAGCAGGTTCCGACGACTGCTGGGGCGTTGGGTCTACGTCGACGGCGACTTCCCGGACGACTGACGCTCGAGCCCCTCCTGCAGCTCGTCGAGGGACGACTGCAGCGTCGCGACCGCCTGCTGCAGGTCGCCGTAGGAGGCCGCCTGGTCCGCGCGCTTGAGCAGGACCGTCACGTTGCCGCCCGGCTCGACGCGCGCCCGCAGCACCTCGCTGGTGTGGTCGGCGCCCTGGCTGTGGATCGCGTTGAGCAGCTCCAGCTCGGTGATGCCGAGCCGGCGCAGGGCCGCCTCGTCCACGACACCCTCGTGGATGAGCTCGGTCGGGCGCCCCTCCAGGAGCCACCGGACCCACGGGACGGTGTCGGCCAGGCGCTCGAGCAGGGCGTTGAAGGCGACGAGCACGGCCGCACCCAGCAGGCCGCCCGACAGCGAGTTGTCGTCGCCGATGATGGCGTTCTGCACGACGTTGGACAGCAGCAGCACGACGACCAGGTCCAGCGAGTTCATCTGGGCCATGAGGCGTTTGCCGGCCAGCCGCACGATCAAGGCGATCCCCAGGTAGACCACCACGGTGCGGATGACCTTCTCGACCGGCGGGATCTGCCAGGCCAGCAGGTCGGTGGTGATGGATGACGCCAGCAGCTGGGACACGGTGCCACCTCGGGCGGGATGGTGACCCGAGGGTACGCCCGAGGCGCGCTGGTGAGGGGGTAGACGGCTCTGGTCGCCCCGGGGCGGGATACCGACCACAAGCACACCCCCGGGGAGGCTTGAGTCGCTGGCACACGTCGGCGCGACTGGCGCTGCTCGAGATCCGCCCCTGGCCGGCGAGCGTCGTAGGGACCAAGGCTCGGCTCCAGCTGGTGCGCAGAGGCCTCCCGTTGAGAGGCGACAAACCGGGGTCAAGGGACCGAGATGACCCCGGTTTGTCGCCTTTCAGATGGCCGGGGGCCCTGAGCTGGTGGGAGGGCCTACCGGATGCCGACGCCTGTGCCCTGGGGCCGGCCCACGACTCGATCCGGGCCGAGATCGGGCGGGCCATCGACGCGGAGCGGGCCCGGTGACGCGACCTCAGCCGAGGACGAGCTGCCCGTCGTCGGCGATCGGGAAGGCGCCCCAGGCGATCTCCCAGAGGAAGCCGTCCGGGTCGGCGACGTAGCCGGAGTAGCCGCCCCAGAACGCGTCGGCAGGTGCCTTGACGACGGTGCCGCCGGCGGCCTCGGCCGCGGCCACCACCTCGTCGACCTCGTGGCGCTCGCGGCAGTTGTGCGCCAGCGTGATCCCCGGGAAGCGCGACCGTTGCTGGTCGGCGAAACCGGGCCCGACGTCGTCCGCGAGCGCCTCGTAGCCGTAGAGCGACAGCCGCGTCCCGCCCGTCGCGAAGAACGCCACGTCGTCGTGGTCGGTGGCCGGGCCGACCCCGAGCCAGGACGAGTAGAACGCCGTCGAGCGGGCCAGGTCGCTGACGCCGAGGGTGATCAGTGAGATGCGTGGCTCCATGTTTCTAGCGTCGCCGACGCAGCGCGTACCCCGCCACCGCGACCAGCAGCAGCGGCCCCCACAGCAGGATCGGCACGTAGCAGGCGCCCATCAGCACGAGCGGCCAGCCGTGCATGGTGTATTGGTCCGGGCGGTGACCCGTCAGGATCTGGGTGGTCATGGAGATCGTGAAGAGCCAGGTCACGGCCAGCGCGCCGAGGCCGCCGACCACGACCGGCACCCACCGGTTGATGCGGATCGCGCCGACCCGCTCGCCCCACCCCTGCACGAGCCCGAGCGCCAGCACCCCGCAGAGCACCTGCACGATGCTCAATCCCCAGACGTAGCCCTCCTCGCCGGCGTGGAGGCGGCGCAGGTCCGTCGTCCCGGGCAGCACCCCGTAGAGCATCAGCAGGCGCCATACGGCCGAGGGGATCGTGACGAGGAAGGCGCCCCAGGCGGCCCATCGGGCCCACGCCTGGGGCGGCCTCGCGGTGCTCATCCGCCGTGCTCCGCCCGAGTCCGTATGGCGCGCAACAGGTCTCGGCGCAGGAGGCCCGAGAACGGCCGGATCACCGCCCAGTACGCGCGGAACCGGCGTCGGGCGACCTCGTCGGTGGGGTCGCAGCGGGTCGTGGTCTCGAGGTGGGTGCGGCTGCCGGGCAGGGGGGTGAGGCGGAAGTCCATGCCGTAGCGCAGCCAGCCGGGCTCGGCGAACTCCCTCAGCTGGTCGAGGGATTCGATGGGGCGCTGAGCGTCTGCCCGGGGCTCCCAGGGGCGTCCCACCATGCCGCTGGAGTAGTAGTGCGGCGGGTCGACGTGGATGGGTCGGCCCGGGCCGCGGGGGTCGGTGACGAGGGTGTTGGCGAGCTCGAGGCGACCGAGGCTGCGGATGGCGAAGAGCGGTCGGGCGAGGGCCAGGTCGGCCCATCGGGTGGTCATCAGGGCGTCCCACACGCGCGTGGGCGGGGCGGCGACGACGGTGTCGTGGTGCTCGGTGAACGCGCTCCTCGGGATCGCCGAGGCAAGCGGGCTGTCACCTTCTAGAATCGAGGTTCTAGTGAACATGCTCTAAAACTAGGCCTACGATGACGCCATGGCAAGACCTGCGAAGTTCACGGCCGACGACCTCCTCGACGGGGCCATGAGAGCCGTTGCGCGGCATGGCACCTCGGCGACGGTCGGCCAGGTGGCGCAGGAGGTGGGGGCGCCCATCGGCTCCATCTACCACCGGTTCCCCTCCCGCGAGCACCTCTTCGTCTCGCTGTGGCTGCGCTCGATCCGCGCCTTCCACGTCGGGCTGCTCGCGACGCGCGACATCGACGACCCACGAGAAGCCCTGCTGGCCCAGGCGATCCACATCCCGCGCTGGTGCCGCGAGCACCCGGACGTCGCGGTCGCCATGACCCTCTACCGCCAGCGCGAGCTCCTGGGCGCGCCCCCCGCCGGGCTCGAGGACGAGGTCCGCACCCTCAACGACGACATCTGGGCCCTCGGCCGCGAGCAGGCCGCGGCCTTCTACGGCCGGCGCGACGAGCACCTCGAGCAGGTCATGGCGCTCGGCGTGCGGCAGTGCCCCTACGGGCTGGTGCGCCCCTTCATCGGCAGTCGCATGCCGATGCCCCCCTGGCTCGACGACGCCTGCGTCGCGGCAGCCGCCGCCATCCTCGACCTCGAGCGCGACTGAGCCTCAGTGGAAGTCCTCACCGGCCAGGGCCTTCGCCGCCAGCCGCTCCTCCTCCGCGATCTCCCACACCTCGCGCGCCGCCGACACGTTGACCACCACGATGACCAGGCCCAGCACGATGTCCGGCCACCCCGACCGGGTCCACCAGGTCACCAGCCCCATCGCGATGATCGCGAGGTTGACGATCACGTCGTTGCGCGCCGCCAACCATGCTGCAGCCGTGAGGGACCCGCCGTGATGGCGAGCGCGCGCCAGGATCCAGGTGCACAGCCCGTTGACCAGCACCGCACCGCCCGCCGTGGCCACGAGCAGCACGACGTCAGGCGCCTCGGGGTGCCGGAACTTCGAGAACGCCTCCCACGCCGCCGCCAGCGCCGGCACGCAGATGATCGCCGCCATCACCTTGCCGGCCACCGACCGGGCGTGCAGCGACCACCCCAACGCCAGCGCGATCAGCAGGTTGACCGCCGTGTCCTCGAGGAAGTCGACGGAGTCCGCGATGAGCGACACCGACCCGATGGCCAGCGCCACCCCCGCCTCGACGAAGAAGTACGCCAGGTTGAGGGCGGCCACGAGCAGCACCGTGCGGCGCAGGACGGTGGGGCTGATGGCGGGGGGCGAGGGCGGCATACGGCACATTGTCGTTTAGCGGGGCACAGGTGAGTCCGTAGGATGGCGTGGGCGCGCCGACACGCGGCGCGCAGCCACACAGAACAGGAACCATCGTGCTTCGTACCCACGAGGCAGGCACCCTGCGTGCCGGCCACTCCGGACAGACCGTCACGCTCACGGGCTGGGTCGCCCGTCGGCGCGATCACGGTGGAGTGGCGTTCCTGGATCTGCGCGACGCGAGCGGCGTCGCCCAGGTCGTGGTCCGTGACGAGGTCCTCGCGGCGGGCGGCGCGCACGAGCTGCGCAACGAGTACGTCGTGAGGATCGTCGGCGAGGTCCGCGAGCGCCCCGAGGGCAACGCCAACACCGACCTGCCCACCGGCGACATCGAGGTCGTGGCCAGCGAGATCGAGGTGCTCAACCCGAGCGCGCCGCTGCCCTTCCAGATCGACGAGCGCGTCACCGTGGGCGAGGAGGCGCGGCTCAAGCACCGCTACCTCGACCTGCGTCGCCCCGGCAAGTCCGCGGGCGCCGCGCTGCGCCTGCGCTCGCAGGTGTCCGCCGCGGCCCGCAAGGTGCTGGGGGAGCGCGACTTCGTCGAGATCGAGACCCCGACCCTGACCCGTTCGACCCCCGAGGGCGCCCGCGACTTCCTCGTGCCCGCGCGCCTCGCCCCCGGCAGCTGGTACGCCCTGCCCCAGTCCCCGCAGCTCTTCAAGCAGCTGCTCATGGTGGCCGGCATGGAGCGCTACTACCAGATCGCGCGCTGCTACCGCGACGAGGACTTCCGCGCCGACCGGCAGCCGGAGTTCACCCAGCTCGACATCGAGATGTCCTTCGTCGAGGAGGACGACATCATCGAGCTCGGCGAGGCTCTCGCCAAGGAGATCTGGGCGCTGATCGGCGTCGACCTGCCGACGCCCTTCCCGCGGCTGACCTACGCCGAGGCGATGGGCCGCTTCGGGTCGGACAAGCCCGACATGCGCTTCGGCAACGAGCTGGTCGAGTGCACGGAGTTCTTCTCAGACACCACGTTCCGCGTCTTCCAGGCCGAGTATGTCGGCGCCGTCGTCATGCCCGGCGGCGCGAGCCAGCCCCGCAAGCAGCTCGACGCCTGGCAGGAGTGGGCCAAGCAGCGCGGCGCCCGCGGTCTCGCCTATGTCCTCGTCGGCGAGGACGGCGAGCTCGGCGGCCCGGTCGCCAAGAACCTCACCGACACCGAGCGGGCCGGCCTGGCCGCGCACGTCGGCGCCCAGCCCGGCGACTGCATCTTCTTCGCCGCCGGGGCGACCAAGGCCTCGCGCGCGCTGCTCGGCGCCGCCCGCCTGGAGATCGGCCGCCGCTGCGGCCTGATCGACGAGTCCGCCTGGTCCTTCCTGTGGGTCAACGACGCGCCGCTCTTCGAGCCGACCGCGGACGCCGAGGCCGCCGGTGACGTCGCCGTCGGTGGGGGAGCGTGGACCGCCGTGCACCACGCCTTCACCTCGCCCAAGAAGGAGTTCCTCGACACCTTCGACACCGACCCGGGCCCGGCCCTCGCCTACGCCTACGACATGGTCTGCAACGGCAACGAGATCGGCGGCGGGTCCATCCGTATCCACCGCCGCGACGTGCAGGAGCGGGTCTTCCAGGTCATGGGGCTGACGCAGGAGGAGGCCCAGGAGAAGTTCGGCTTCCTGCTCGACGCCTTCGCCTACGGCGCCCCGCCGCACGGTGGCATCGCCTTCGGCTGGGACCGGATCGTCATGCTGCTCGGCGGCTACGAGTCCATCCGCGACGTCATCGCCTTCCCCAAGTCGGGTGGCGGCTACGACCCGCTGACGGACGCGCCGGCGCCCATCACGGCCCAGCAGCGCAAGGAGGCCGGGATCGACGCCAAGCCGGCCGCGCCCAAGGCCTCGGAGGCCGCCGCGCTCGACACGTCGGCCGTCGCCCCCCAGGAGTCCTGAGCCGTATGCCGGAGGCCCACCGCATCGAGGTCCTGCTGCTCGACGCCGACGGCGTCCTGCAGTACATGCCGAGGCGGTGGGCCTCCGCCATACTCGGGAATCCCACCTGGCCGGGCGTCGAGCGGCTGCTCGAGATCGAGGCGCCGTTCCTGGACGGGCGGCGCCGCGAGGGCTTCCCCGAGGCGGTCGCGCAGCTGCTCCGTGAGCACCGCTCGACGATCACGACGGAGGAGTTCTTCGCCGCCTGGTCCTCGATCACGGCCGAGGAATCCGCGCTGGACCTGGTCCGGCGGGTGCAGGCCCGCGGGGTCCGCTGCTACCTCGCGACCAACCAGCAGTGGATGCGCGCCGAGGTCATGCGCGACGGCCGGCTCTACGACGACCTCGACGGCGGCTACTACTCCTACGAGCTCGGGGTCAAGAAGCCCGACCCCGCCTACTTCGACCACATCGTGCGGGACCTCGGGGTGCAGCGCGATCGCGTGCTCTTCGTCGACGACACGTGGCCCAACGTCGTCGGCGCCCGAGCGGCCGGGATCCGGGCGGCGCACAAGCCGTATGCCGACGGGGTCGCCGGCCTCGAGCGCGTCCTGCGCTGGCACGGCCTGCTCTGACGCGCCGCCGTCGAACCCGCCGCCGGTAGCGGCATCAGCCTGGTGAAGGAAGGCCGGTCGATTCCTCTACCGGCGGTAGGTCAGGAGCAGGCGGACTCGCGCTGGGGCGCCGGCGACGTGGCTCGCCGGTGCGGGTCCTCCAGCGAGCAGCTCCACCACCGCTTGTCCGTGGTGAACCCCATCGAGTGGTAGAGCGAGCGCGCCACCACGTTGTCGGCATACATGCCCAGGGTCACCACGGGCTCGACGCGCAGCAGGTCGCGGGTGAGGGCCGCCGTCACCGCCCGACCGAGCCCCTGGCCGCGGTGCGAACCCGCCACGAGGATCCCCGACAGGTGCGCCGCGCCGGAGGACAACCGGTGCACGGCGCCGCACGCGACGATCCGCCCGCCGTCGCGCACGCCCACCCAGCGCTCGCTGCGTCCCGTGCCCGGGTATCCCTCGGACAGCGGGTTCTCCCGATCCGCTAAAGCCTGCAGCTCGGCAGCGTCGGCCAGGTCGTGCAGCTCCTCCAGCCGGTCCTCCGCCGGGGTCCGAGCCGGTATGACGACCGT contains:
- a CDS encoding glycosyltransferase, whose product is MRILLVMGTSSGGMGRHVHGLAEGLVGRGHEVMVGCPQSADELFDYTGTGARVVHLPISDRPHPANDLRAHTTLRALIEGADVVHAHGLRAGALCSLARLGHLAPLIVTLHNATPDSSWLGGVYNTLDRLVASKADLVLTVSRDLEERQRQLGARRVEHAVIPAPPFPEAVAERRAVREALGVEDATPLVVCVARLTTQKGLPVLLDAAARLKDTAVQIVVAGEGPMRHDLETNIEERSLPVRLLGDRRDVPDLLAAADVVVSSAHWEGQPLALQEALEAGAAIVATDAGGTAAVVGSGGILVPVGDADALAREVRRVIDDPGAAQDLRAKARARAEALPTVDDAVEAALAQYSLCLEDVRP
- a CDS encoding CTP synthase; translated protein: MVDTKHIFVTGGVASSLGKGLTASSLGHLLRARGLRVTMQKLDPYINVDPGTMNPFQHGEVFVTEDGAETDLDIGHYERFLDVNLVGRANVTTGQVYNNVLARERRGEYLGDTVQVIPHITNEIKDRMREPATLGKDAPDIIITEIGGTVGDIESLPFLEAARQVRHEIGRDNSFFLHVSLVPYLAPSGELKTKPTQHSVAALRQVGIQPDGLVLRADREIPEGIKKKISLMCDVDAEGVCACVDAPSIYDIPKVVHREQLDAYVIRRLGLKFRDVNWKDWDQLLQRVHQPAHEVEIALVGKYIDLPDAYLSVTEALRAGGFHHDARVAIRWVASDTCQTPEGAQEALGGVDAVLVPGGFGVRGIEGKLGALRWAREHKVPTLGICLGLQCMVIEAARNLAGIEGASSSEFDPETPAPVIATMAEQKAFVEGAGNLGGTMRLGAYPAKLAKGSVVAGAYGATKASERHRHRYEVNNAYRARLEEAGLVFSGTSPDGTLVEFVELPRDVHPYYVSTQAHPEFKSRPHRAHPLFAGLVGAALEAQGASAKS
- a CDS encoding NUDIX domain-containing protein yields the protein MPRNDFRGHPQLARTDVVDRIDPRPVVESHVIHEGYVFDLVSETADLGEAGQVRREFLRHPGAVAVVALDSEDRVVLIQQYRHPVGAFEWEIPAGLLDVAGEDPAVAVARELHEEADLRAERWDVLIDYWTTPGGNDEAIRIYLARDLSLVPEDEWHEREDEERDMPTGWLSLDDARAAVLAGQLHNPSTVVGVLAAHASRADGWASLRPADSPWPEHPAHR
- a CDS encoding YchJ family protein, with amino-acid sequence MSEQGRRATAGSGSGAAFGVVRPPTPGECPCGSGDPYEQCCRPLHLGRHTAKTPEQLMRSRYSAFAVGDAEYLLQTWDPATRPGELRLDPRREWLGLRVIRADGDEVEYAATSLVGGQTHELHEISRFRRLLGRWVYVDGDFPDD
- a CDS encoding DUF421 domain-containing protein: MSQLLASSITTDLLAWQIPPVEKVIRTVVVYLGIALIVRLAGKRLMAQMNSLDLVVVLLLSNVVQNAIIGDDNSLSGGLLGAAVLVAFNALLERLADTVPWVRWLLEGRPTELIHEGVVDEAALRRLGITELELLNAIHSQGADHTSEVLRARVEPGGNVTVLLKRADQAASYGDLQQAVATLQSSLDELQEGLERQSSGKSPST
- a CDS encoding VOC family protein, whose product is MEPRISLITLGVSDLARSTAFYSSWLGVGPATDHDDVAFFATGGTRLSLYGYEALADDVGPGFADQQRSRFPGITLAHNCRERHEVDEVVAAAEAAGGTVVKAPADAFWGGYSGYVADPDGFLWEIAWGAFPIADDGQLVLG
- a CDS encoding TetR/AcrR family transcriptional regulator, producing MARPAKFTADDLLDGAMRAVARHGTSATVGQVAQEVGAPIGSIYHRFPSREHLFVSLWLRSIRAFHVGLLATRDIDDPREALLAQAIHIPRWCREHPDVAVAMTLYRQRELLGAPPAGLEDEVRTLNDDIWALGREQAAAFYGRRDEHLEQVMALGVRQCPYGLVRPFIGSRMPMPPWLDDACVAAAAAILDLERD
- a CDS encoding cation transporter, which translates into the protein MPPSPPAISPTVLRRTVLLVAALNLAYFFVEAGVALAIGSVSLIADSVDFLEDTAVNLLIALALGWSLHARSVAGKVMAAIICVPALAAAWEAFSKFRHPEAPDVVLLVATAGGAVLVNGLCTWILARARHHGGSLTAAAWLAARNDVIVNLAIIAMGLVTWWTRSGWPDIVLGLVIVVVNVSAAREVWEIAEEERLAAKALAGEDFH
- the aspS gene encoding aspartate--tRNA ligase, which translates into the protein MLRTHEAGTLRAGHSGQTVTLTGWVARRRDHGGVAFLDLRDASGVAQVVVRDEVLAAGGAHELRNEYVVRIVGEVRERPEGNANTDLPTGDIEVVASEIEVLNPSAPLPFQIDERVTVGEEARLKHRYLDLRRPGKSAGAALRLRSQVSAAARKVLGERDFVEIETPTLTRSTPEGARDFLVPARLAPGSWYALPQSPQLFKQLLMVAGMERYYQIARCYRDEDFRADRQPEFTQLDIEMSFVEEDDIIELGEALAKEIWALIGVDLPTPFPRLTYAEAMGRFGSDKPDMRFGNELVECTEFFSDTTFRVFQAEYVGAVVMPGGASQPRKQLDAWQEWAKQRGARGLAYVLVGEDGELGGPVAKNLTDTERAGLAAHVGAQPGDCIFFAAGATKASRALLGAARLEIGRRCGLIDESAWSFLWVNDAPLFEPTADAEAAGDVAVGGGAWTAVHHAFTSPKKEFLDTFDTDPGPALAYAYDMVCNGNEIGGGSIRIHRRDVQERVFQVMGLTQEEAQEKFGFLLDAFAYGAPPHGGIAFGWDRIVMLLGGYESIRDVIAFPKSGGGYDPLTDAPAPITAQQRKEAGIDAKPAAPKASEAAALDTSAVAPQES
- a CDS encoding HAD family hydrolase; translation: MPEAHRIEVLLLDADGVLQYMPRRWASAILGNPTWPGVERLLEIEAPFLDGRRREGFPEAVAQLLREHRSTITTEEFFAAWSSITAEESALDLVRRVQARGVRCYLATNQQWMRAEVMRDGRLYDDLDGGYYSYELGVKKPDPAYFDHIVRDLGVQRDRVLFVDDTWPNVVGARAAGIRAAHKPYADGVAGLERVLRWHGLL
- a CDS encoding GNAT family N-acetyltransferase; its protein translation is MRTISTREQLCEITAPSDLFATYAVPAHLHQGWACGDAVAYLRQSHSGRSNVTAWGPRPDLQRLVEALLEGGELSPGLDHVTLPRDDADVLTGRVGTGQGGAWDWLATVVIPARTPAEDRLEELHDLADAAELQALADRENPLSEGYPGTGRSERWVGVRDGGRIVACGAVHRLSSGAAHLSGILVAGSHRGQGLGRAVTAALTRDLLRVEPVVTLGMYADNVVARSLYHSMGFTTDKRWWSCSLEDPHRRATSPAPQRESACS